In a genomic window of Orcinus orca chromosome 12, mOrcOrc1.1, whole genome shotgun sequence:
- the VIP gene encoding VIP peptides isoform X2: protein MEARSKPQLLLVLIFFSVLFSQTLAWPLFGAPSALRMGDRIPFEGANEPDQISLKADTDVLQNALAENDTPYYDVSRNVRHADGVFTSDYSRLLSQLSAKKYLESLIGKRISNSISEDQGPIKRHSDAVFTDNYTRLRKQMAVKKYLNSILNGKRSEGESPNFLEVIEK, encoded by the exons ATGGAAGCGAGAAGCAAACCCCAGCTACTCCTGGTCCTGATATTTTTCAGCGTGCTTTTCTCGCAGACCCTGGCATGGCCTCTTTTTGGAGCACCTTCTGCTCTAAG GATGGGTGACAGAATACCTTTTGAAGGAGCAAATGAACCTGATCAAATTTCATTAAAAGCAGACACTGACGTTTTACAAAATGCATTAGCTGAAAATGACACACCTTATTATGATGTATCCAG AAATGTCAGACATGCTGATGGAGTTTTCACCAGTGACTATAGTAGACTCTTAAGTCAACTTTCTGCCAAAAAGTACCTTGAGTCCCTTATTGGAAAACGAATTAG CAATAGCATCTCAGAAGACCAGGGACCAATCAAACGCCACTCAGATGCAGTCTTCACTGACAACTATACCCGCCTTCGAAAACAAATGGCTGTAAAGAAATACTTGAACTCAATTCTAAATGGAAAGCGGAG TGAGGGAGAATCTCCTAACTTTCTCGAAGTGATAGAAAAATGA
- the VIP gene encoding VIP peptides isoform X1 translates to MEARSKPQLLLVLIFFSVLFSQTLAWPLFGAPSALRMGDRIPFEGANEPDQISLKADTDVLQNALAENDTPYYDVSRNVRHADGVFTSDYSRLLSQLSAKKYLESLIGKRISNSISEDQGPIKRHSDAVFTDNYTRLRKQMAVKKYLNSILNGKRSSEGESPNFLEVIEK, encoded by the exons ATGGAAGCGAGAAGCAAACCCCAGCTACTCCTGGTCCTGATATTTTTCAGCGTGCTTTTCTCGCAGACCCTGGCATGGCCTCTTTTTGGAGCACCTTCTGCTCTAAG GATGGGTGACAGAATACCTTTTGAAGGAGCAAATGAACCTGATCAAATTTCATTAAAAGCAGACACTGACGTTTTACAAAATGCATTAGCTGAAAATGACACACCTTATTATGATGTATCCAG AAATGTCAGACATGCTGATGGAGTTTTCACCAGTGACTATAGTAGACTCTTAAGTCAACTTTCTGCCAAAAAGTACCTTGAGTCCCTTATTGGAAAACGAATTAG CAATAGCATCTCAGAAGACCAGGGACCAATCAAACGCCACTCAGATGCAGTCTTCACTGACAACTATACCCGCCTTCGAAAACAAATGGCTGTAAAGAAATACTTGAACTCAATTCTAAATGGAAAGCGGAG CAGTGAGGGAGAATCTCCTAACTTTCTCGAAGTGATAGAAAAATGA